One genomic window of Syngnathoides biaculeatus isolate LvHL_M chromosome 13, ASM1980259v1, whole genome shotgun sequence includes the following:
- the mylk4a gene encoding myosin light chain kinase family member 4 isoform X2 has product MGDRGGGKNMWGLVQAVRDFASTWDVWLISSMCVVAAYIWFRFWDFPWFRSQRASQHDTQKPTSNKAQKGNEEITAVFEAATLLSSHRTKFHGPKHFLAARKCGNLFKDHSKDGAEKTHLSPKAQKTMKPPDTPEISLKKQALLREEVQKLNRENAEKSAQQLSAMFLHAEADGAPREDSQSSQEEGPGAEAEEEKVAEEDVEVTEEVRDVQEVVVEELEEQIEEETLEEEPGEELVEELEIEVEEITVEEEEYSESDNPKEQTDASDDGEASCPSSKTDLDPTVELRITAGSFETEKLVVVEEYTEVLEVEEDENQEQEQEENKVESEKQNKEHNPEQELDWAVFRADGVEFQFDLRERLVGERKTVKPETKEQEPEDLKEYFIDMTPPPPAPFNHRIVSAKPNQISNFYTINWQEVLGGGRFGQVHKCVENSSGLTLAAKVIKARSQKEKEVVKNEIQVMNNLDHANLIQLYAAYESRNDIILVLEYVGGGELFDRIIDENYTLMELDAVVFIRQICEGLQHMHKMYILHLDLKPENILCVSRVTNKIKIIDFGFARIYKPREKLRVNFGTPEFLAPEVINYDFVSFNTDMWSLGVITYMLLSGLCPFLGDDDNKTLNNILACQWNFEEQEFVDTSEEAKDFITRLLVVNKSWRMGASEALRHAWLSDASLHHKLNTKKTMCRSRRSSCVPSTDS; this is encoded by the exons ATGGGcgacagaggaggaggaaagaacATGTGGGGGCTAGTCCAAGCAGTGAGGGACTTTGCCAGCACTTGGGATGTTTGGTTGATCAGCAGCATGTGTGTGGTTGCAGCCTACATCTGGTTCAGGTTTTGGGATTTTCCCTGGTTCAGAAGTCAAAGAGCGTCCCAGCACGACACGCAG AAACCTACCTCTAACAAAGCTCAAAAGGGGAACGAAGAGATAACCGCTGTTTTTGAGGCAGCTACGCTCCTGTCGTCTCACAGGACAAAGTTCCACGGACCAAAACATTTCCTCGCTGCTCGCAAATGTGGAAACCTT TTCAAGGATCACAGTAAAGATGGCGCAGAGAAGACCCATTTGAGCCCCAAAGCCCAAAAGACGATGAAACCCCCAGACACTCCGG AGATCTCACTGAAGAAGCAGGCGCTGCTTCGGGAAGAGGTGCAGAAACTCAACCGAGAGAATGCAGAGAAGTCAGCTCAGCAGCTTAGCGCCATGTTTTTGCATGCGGAAGCGGACGGCGCCCCGCGGGAAGATTCCCAAAGCTCCCAAGAGGAGGGGCCTGGCGCCGAAGCCGAGGAGGAAAAAGTTGCTGAGGAAGATGTGGAAGTTACCGAGGAGGTGCGCGATGTGCAGGAAGTAGTCGTGGAGGAGCTCGAAGAGCAAATTGAGGAGGAAACACTTGAGGAGGAGCCGGGGGAGGAGCTGGTGGAAGAGTTGGAGATAGAGGTGGAGGAAATCAcagtggaagaagaagaatactcAGAGTCTGATAATCCAAAAGAACAAACAGATGCAAG TGACGACGGCGAGGCCTCTTGCCCATCTTCCAAAACCGATCTGGACCCGACGGTGGAGCTCAGAATCACCGCCGGCTCCTTTGAGACGGAAAAACTTGTGGTGGTGGAAGAGTACACCGAGGTCTTGGAAGTGGAGGAAGACGAGAAccaggagcaggagcaggaggagaATAAAGTGGAGAGCGAGAAACAGAATAAGGAGCACAACCCCGAGCAGGAGCTTGACTGGGCCGTCTTCCGGGCCGATGGGGTTGAGTTCCAGTTCGATCTGAGAGAGAGGTTGGTGGGAGAGAGGAAAACAGTCAAACCCGAGACTAAAGAACAAGAACCTGAGGATCTGAAAGAATACTTTATCG ACATGACCCCGCCCCCGCCGGCGCCGTTTAATCACCGCATCGTGTCTGCCAAGCCCAACCAGATCAGCAACTTCTACACCATCAACTGGCAGGAGGTCCTGGGCGG GGGTCGTTTTGGGCAAGTGCACAAATGCGTTGAAAACTCATCTGGTCTGACGTTGGCAGCCAAGGTCATCAAGGCCAGGTCGCAGAAAGAAAAg GAGGTGGTGAAGAACGAGATCCAGGTCATGAACAATCTGGACCACGCCAACCTGATCCAACTGTACGCCGCTTACGAGTCCAGGAATGACATCATCCTCGTGCTTGAATA CGTCGGAGGCGGTGAGCTGTTCGACAGGATCATCGACGAAAACTACACGTTGATGGAGTTGGACGCCGTGGTGTTCATCAGGCAGATCTGTGAGGGCCtgcagcacatgcacaaaatgTACATCCTCCATTTGGACTTAAAG cCGGAAAACATCCTTTGCGTCAGCAGAGTCACTAATAAAATCAAGATCATCGACTTTGGCTTTGCTAGAAT ATACAAACCCAGGGAGAAGTTGCGAGTCAATTTCGGCACTCCGGAGTTTCTGGCCCCGGAAGTGATCAACTACGACTTTGTGTCGTTTAATACAGACATGTGGAGCCTCGGCGTCATCACCTACATGCT TCTGAGCGGCCTGTGTCCGTTCCTGGGCGACGACGACAACAAGACGCTCAACAACATCTTGGCCTGCCAGTGGAACTTTGAAGAGCAAGAGTTTGTGGACACGTCAGAAGAGGCCAAAGACTTCATCACCAGACTCCTCGTCGTCAACAAAAG TTGGAGGATGGGAGCGTCCGAGGCCCTGAGACACGCTTGGTTGTCCGACGCTAGTCTTCATCACAAACTCAATACCAAG AAAACCATGTGCCGATCTCGCCGCTCATCATGTGTTCCCTCAACAGACAGTTGA
- the mylk4a gene encoding myosin light chain kinase 2, skeletal/cardiac muscle isoform X1, producing MSSSIKTTLLAQRVADHSSFDLLQNRIESLSGKMDKLISLQEKVLVRLDAKSAGIEKNEKENGQSQGHDVKVICQEMSTIMSAVNQRSEIQAQKLEGMEKLVLSMQQVISFIGETVKSSRAMELMFKGPPASKGNKGKQVPKKKSSDTIQKPEKKPTSNKAQKGNEEITAVFEAATLLSSHRTKFHGPKHFLAARKCGNLFKDHSKDGAEKTHLSPKAQKTMKPPDTPEISLKKQALLREEVQKLNRENAEKSAQQLSAMFLHAEADGAPREDSQSSQEEGPGAEAEEEKVAEEDVEVTEEVRDVQEVVVEELEEQIEEETLEEEPGEELVEELEIEVEEITVEEEEYSESDNPKEQTDASDDGEASCPSSKTDLDPTVELRITAGSFETEKLVVVEEYTEVLEVEEDENQEQEQEENKVESEKQNKEHNPEQELDWAVFRADGVEFQFDLRERLVGERKTVKPETKEQEPEDLKEYFIDMTPPPPAPFNHRIVSAKPNQISNFYTINWQEVLGGGRFGQVHKCVENSSGLTLAAKVIKARSQKEKEVVKNEIQVMNNLDHANLIQLYAAYESRNDIILVLEYVGGGELFDRIIDENYTLMELDAVVFIRQICEGLQHMHKMYILHLDLKPENILCVSRVTNKIKIIDFGFARIYKPREKLRVNFGTPEFLAPEVINYDFVSFNTDMWSLGVITYMLLSGLCPFLGDDDNKTLNNILACQWNFEEQEFVDTSEEAKDFITRLLVVNKSWRMGASEALRHAWLSDASLHHKLNTKKTMCRSRRSSCVPSTDS from the exons ATGAGTTCCTCCATAAAAACAACGTTGCTAGCCCAGCGGGTGGCCGACCACAGCAGTTTTGACCTCCTCCAAAATCGGATCGAGTCATTGAGTGGCAAGATGGACAAGCTTATCAGCCTTCAAGAGAAGGTCCTTGTTCGCCTGGATGCCAAGTCCGccggtattgaaaaaaatgagaaggaGAACGGCCAGTCACAGGGACATGACGTCAAGGTGATATGCCAGGAAATGAGCACCATCATGTCGGCGGTCAACCAGCGTTCAGAGATTCAGGCTCAGAAGTTGGAGGGAATGGAGAAACTGGTCCTCAGCATGCAGCAGGTGATCAGCTTCATCGGGGAGACGGTCAAGAGCTCCAGGGCTATGGAGCTCATGTTCAAAGGTCCTCCTGCCAGCAAGGGTAACAAAGGAAAGCAAGTCCCAAAGAAGAAATCATCAGACACAATTCAAAAGCCAGAGAAG AAACCTACCTCTAACAAAGCTCAAAAGGGGAACGAAGAGATAACCGCTGTTTTTGAGGCAGCTACGCTCCTGTCGTCTCACAGGACAAAGTTCCACGGACCAAAACATTTCCTCGCTGCTCGCAAATGTGGAAACCTT TTCAAGGATCACAGTAAAGATGGCGCAGAGAAGACCCATTTGAGCCCCAAAGCCCAAAAGACGATGAAACCCCCAGACACTCCGG AGATCTCACTGAAGAAGCAGGCGCTGCTTCGGGAAGAGGTGCAGAAACTCAACCGAGAGAATGCAGAGAAGTCAGCTCAGCAGCTTAGCGCCATGTTTTTGCATGCGGAAGCGGACGGCGCCCCGCGGGAAGATTCCCAAAGCTCCCAAGAGGAGGGGCCTGGCGCCGAAGCCGAGGAGGAAAAAGTTGCTGAGGAAGATGTGGAAGTTACCGAGGAGGTGCGCGATGTGCAGGAAGTAGTCGTGGAGGAGCTCGAAGAGCAAATTGAGGAGGAAACACTTGAGGAGGAGCCGGGGGAGGAGCTGGTGGAAGAGTTGGAGATAGAGGTGGAGGAAATCAcagtggaagaagaagaatactcAGAGTCTGATAATCCAAAAGAACAAACAGATGCAAG TGACGACGGCGAGGCCTCTTGCCCATCTTCCAAAACCGATCTGGACCCGACGGTGGAGCTCAGAATCACCGCCGGCTCCTTTGAGACGGAAAAACTTGTGGTGGTGGAAGAGTACACCGAGGTCTTGGAAGTGGAGGAAGACGAGAAccaggagcaggagcaggaggagaATAAAGTGGAGAGCGAGAAACAGAATAAGGAGCACAACCCCGAGCAGGAGCTTGACTGGGCCGTCTTCCGGGCCGATGGGGTTGAGTTCCAGTTCGATCTGAGAGAGAGGTTGGTGGGAGAGAGGAAAACAGTCAAACCCGAGACTAAAGAACAAGAACCTGAGGATCTGAAAGAATACTTTATCG ACATGACCCCGCCCCCGCCGGCGCCGTTTAATCACCGCATCGTGTCTGCCAAGCCCAACCAGATCAGCAACTTCTACACCATCAACTGGCAGGAGGTCCTGGGCGG GGGTCGTTTTGGGCAAGTGCACAAATGCGTTGAAAACTCATCTGGTCTGACGTTGGCAGCCAAGGTCATCAAGGCCAGGTCGCAGAAAGAAAAg GAGGTGGTGAAGAACGAGATCCAGGTCATGAACAATCTGGACCACGCCAACCTGATCCAACTGTACGCCGCTTACGAGTCCAGGAATGACATCATCCTCGTGCTTGAATA CGTCGGAGGCGGTGAGCTGTTCGACAGGATCATCGACGAAAACTACACGTTGATGGAGTTGGACGCCGTGGTGTTCATCAGGCAGATCTGTGAGGGCCtgcagcacatgcacaaaatgTACATCCTCCATTTGGACTTAAAG cCGGAAAACATCCTTTGCGTCAGCAGAGTCACTAATAAAATCAAGATCATCGACTTTGGCTTTGCTAGAAT ATACAAACCCAGGGAGAAGTTGCGAGTCAATTTCGGCACTCCGGAGTTTCTGGCCCCGGAAGTGATCAACTACGACTTTGTGTCGTTTAATACAGACATGTGGAGCCTCGGCGTCATCACCTACATGCT TCTGAGCGGCCTGTGTCCGTTCCTGGGCGACGACGACAACAAGACGCTCAACAACATCTTGGCCTGCCAGTGGAACTTTGAAGAGCAAGAGTTTGTGGACACGTCAGAAGAGGCCAAAGACTTCATCACCAGACTCCTCGTCGTCAACAAAAG TTGGAGGATGGGAGCGTCCGAGGCCCTGAGACACGCTTGGTTGTCCGACGCTAGTCTTCATCACAAACTCAATACCAAG AAAACCATGTGCCGATCTCGCCGCTCATCATGTGTTCCCTCAACAGACAGTTGA